A section of the Phaseolus vulgaris cultivar G19833 chromosome 8, P. vulgaris v2.0, whole genome shotgun sequence genome encodes:
- the LOC137826010 gene encoding LRR receptor-like serine/threonine-protein kinase RGI2 produces the protein MLVVEFLRELPMSMPRQALSNQNHNQMSRQAFITNHHHHPHLQHLHYVLLFALLVPLSFAANDEVTALVSWMHISSKTPSAFSSWNPLDSNPCSWSYIKCSSANLVLEITIQNVELALPFPSKISSFPFLQILVISGANLTGTISPDIGNCSELRVLDLSSNSLVGVIPSSIGRLKNLQSLSLNSNHLTGQIPSELGDCVNLKTLDIFDNSLSGDLPVELGKLSNLEVIRAGGNSGIVGKVPDELGDCRNLTVLGLADTKISGSLPASLGRLSRLQTLSIYGSMISGEIPPEIGNCSELVNLFLYENDLSGSLPREIGMLQKLEKMLLWQNNFVGDIPEEIGNCGKLKILDVSLNSLSGGIPRSLGKLSNLEELMLSNNNISGSIPPALSNLTNLVQLQLDTNQLSGSIPPGLGSLAKLTVFFAWQNKLEGPIPSSLGGCRSLEALDLSYNALTDSLPPGLFKLQNLTKLLLISNDISGPIPPEIGNCSSLIRLRLVDNRISGEIPREIGFLNSLYFLDLSENQLTGSVPLEIGNCKELQMLNLSNNSLSGALPSYLSSLTRLEVLDVSMNNFSGEVPMSIGQLTSLLRVILSRNSFSGPIPSSIGQCSGLQLLDLSSNNFSGSIPPELLQIEALDISLNLSHNALSGVIPPEISSLKKLSVLDLSHNNLEGDLMAFSGLENLVSLNISYNKITGYLPDSKLFHQLSATDLAGNQGLCPNGHDSCFVSSAAITKMLNGTNSKRSEIIKLAIGLLSALIVAMTIFGVVTIFRARKIIQADNDSEMGGDSWPWQFTPFQKVNFSVEQVLKCLVESNVIGKGCSGIVYRAEMENGDIIAVKRLWPTTIAAAKCDNQSDKLAVNGGVRDSFSAEVKTLGSIRHKNIVRFLGCCWNRNTRLLMYDYMSNGSLGSLLHERSGNCLEWDIRFRIILGAAQGVAYLHHDCAPPIVHRDIKANNILIGPEFEPYIADFGLAKLVDDGDFARSSSTLAGSYGYIAPEYGYMMKITEKSDVYSYGIVVLEVLTGKQPIDPTIPDGLHIVDWVRQKRGGVEVVDESLRARPESEIEEMLQTLGVALLCVNSSPDDRPTMKDVVAMMKEIRQEREEYVKVDMLLHASSANDQQDKNLSNEEPMSMISTSNTNLHLHYSPHRPQTPK, from the exons ATGCTTGTGGTTGAGTTTTTGAGGGAATTGCCAATGTCAATGCCGAGGCAAGCCTTGAGCAACCAAAACCACAACCAAATGTCGAGGCAAGCTTTCATCACAAACCATCACCATCACCCTCACCTGCAACACCTTCACTATGTTCTTCTCTTTGCACTTCTTGTTCCTCTTTCCTTTGCTGCAAATGATGAAGTTACTGCATTGGTTTCATGGATGCATAtctcttccaaaactccttcagCCTTTTCTAGTTGGAACCCTTTGGACTCCAATCCTTGCAGTTGGTCTTACATCAAGTGCTCTTCAGCAAACCTTGTCTTAGAGATAACCATTCAAAATGTTGAGCTAGCCCTTCCCTTCCCTTCGAAAATCTCTTCCTTTCCTTTCCTTCAGATATTGGTCATTTCTGGGGCTAATCTCACTGGGACTATCTCACCTGACATTGGAAACTGTTCTGAGCTTAGAGTACTTGACCTTAGCTCCAATAGTCTTGTGGGTGTCATTCCTTCAAGTATTGGGAGGCTCAAAAACCTCCAAAGCTTGAGCTTGAACTCCAATCATCTCACAGGGCAAATCCCAAGTGAGCTTGGTGATTGTGTCAATCTCAAGACCCTTGACATCTTTGATAACAGTCTTAGTGGAGATCTTCCTGTGGAGCTTGGAAAGTTGTCAAATCTGGAGGTTATAAGAGCAGGAGGGAACAGTGGCATTGTGGGGAAGGTTCCAGATGAGCTAGGAGATTGCAGAAATTTGACAGTGTTGGGTCTTGCTGACACAAAAATTTCTGGTTCATTGCCTGCTTCCCTAGGCAGGCTAAGTAGGCTTCAGACCTTGTCTATTTATGGCTCTATGATCTCTGGTGAGATTCCTCCTGAAATAGGGAACTGTTCAGAGCTCGTCAACTTATTTTTGTATGAGAATGACCTCTCTGGTTCCCTGCCAAGAGAGATTGGTATGCTCCAGAAGCTGGAAAAGATGCTGCTGTGGCAAAACAATTTTGTTGGGGACATTCCTGAGGAAATTGGCAACTGCGGAAAGTTGAAGATTCTTGATGTTTCCTTAAATTCTCTCTCTGGTGGAATACCCCGAAGTTTGGGGAAACTCTCAAATCTTGAAGAACTTATGCTGAGTAACAATAACATCTCTGGTTCAATACCACCAGCTCTGTCCAATCTCACAAACCTCGTACAGTTGCAGTTGGATACAAATCAGCTATCAGGTTCTATTCCACCTGGGCTTGGAAGCTTGGCAAAGCTAACAGTGTTTTTTGCTTGGCAGAACAAACTGGAAGGTCCGATTCCATCATCGTTGGGAGGTTGTAGAAGCCTTGAGGCTTTGGATTTGTCATACAATGCACTCACTGATAGCTTACCCCCAGGCCTGTTTAAACTTCAAAATTTAACAAAGCTTCTGCTAATCTCTAATGATATTTCTGGCCCTATTCCTCCTGAGATTGGCAACTGCAGTTCCCTCATTCGCCTCCGGCTTGTAGACAACAGAATCAGTGGGGAGATACCAAGAGAAATTGGCTTCCTTAACAGCCTTTATTTCCTTGATCTGTCTGAAAATCAGTTGACTGGGTCAGTACCACTTGAGATTGGAAACTGTAAAGAACTGCAAATGCTGAATCTAAGCAACAACTCCCTTTCTGGCGCTTTGCCTAGTTATTTGTCTTCTCTCACAAGGCTAGAGGTCTTGGATGTTTCTATGAATAACTTTTCTGGTGAGGTTCCAATGAGTATTGGCCAACTCACTTCACTTCTTAGAGTCATCTTAAGTAGAAACTCTTTCTCTGGGCCAATTCCCTCCTCAATTGGGCAATGTTCAGGTCTTCAGCTGCTAGACCTTAGCAGCAACAATTTTTCAGGGAGCATTCCACCAGAACTTCTTCAAATTGAAGCACTTGATATTTCTCTAAATCTGAGTCACAATGCATTATCTGGAGTGATCCCGCCAGAGATTTCTTCTCTGAAAAAGCTGTCAGTTCTAGACCTTTCACACAACAATCTTGAAGGCGACTTGATGGCCTTTTCAGGGCTCGAAAATCTTGTTTCTCTCAACATTTCCTACAACAAAATCACTGGTTATCTTCCAGACAGCAAGTTATTCCACCAACTATCAGCAACAGATTTGGCTGGAAACCAAGGTTTGTGTCCTAATGGTCATGATTCATGTTTTGTTAGCAGTGCTGCTATTACAAAAATGTTGAATGGTACTAATTCTAAGAGGTCAGAGATAATCAAACTGGCTATTGGACTGCTCAGTGCCTTGATTGTTGCAATGACAATCTTTGGAGTTGTTACTATCTTTCGAGCAAGGAAAATAATTCAAGCAGACAATGATTCTGAGATGGGAGGAGATTCATGGCCTTGGCAGTTCACTCCATTCCAAAAGGTAAACTTCTCTGTGGAGCAAGTCTTAAAGTGTTTGGTGGAATCCAATGTAATTGGAAAGGGGTGTTCAGGGATTGTTTATCGTGCCGAAATGGAAAATGGGGATATCATTGCTGTGAAAAGACTATGGCCAACAACAATAGCTGCTGCAAAATGTGATAATCAAAGTGACAAGTTAGCAGTTAATGGAGGGGTACGTGATTCCTTCTCAGCTGAGGTAAAAACTCTTGGTTCAATTCGCCACAAGAACATTGTAAGGTTCTTGGGTTGCTGTTGGAACAGAAACACAAGGTTGCTTATGTATGATTACATGTCAAATGGGAGTCTAGGAAGTCTACTTCATGAACGAAGTGGCAACTGCTTGGAATGGGACATAAGGTTTCGGATAATACTAGGAGCAGCACAAGGTGTGGCTTATTTGCACCATGATTGTGCTCCTCCCATTGTTCATAGGGACATTAAGGCCAACAACATCCTCATAGGCCCTGAATTTGAACCATACATAGCTGATTTTGGGCTTGCAAAACTTGTAGATGATGGAGATTTTGCTCGATCTTCAAGCACACTAGCAGGTTCCTATGGTTACATTGCTCCTG AGTATGGGTACATGATGAAAATAACAGAGAAAAGTGATGTTTATAGCTATGGCATTGTTGTACTAGAAGTCCTAACAGGGAAGCAACCAATTGATCCAACAATACCTGATGGACTCCATATTGTTGATTGGGTAAGACAGAAAAGAGGTGGAGTTGAAGTGGTGGATGAAAGCTTGAGAGCTCGACCAGAATCTGAAATTGAGGAAATGTTGCAGACCTTAGGAGTGGCTTTGCTGTGTGTGAACTCAAGCCCAGATGACAGACCAACCATGAAAGATGTTGTAGCAATGATGAAGGAAATTAGACAGGAGAGAGAAGAATATGTGAAAGTTGACATGCTTCTTCATGCATCTTCTGCAAATGATCAACAAGATAAAAATCTTTCTAATGAAGAACCAATGTCAATGATAAGCACCAGCAACACAAATCTGCATCTGCATTACTCTCCCCATCGCCCTCAAACACCAAAGTAA
- the LOC137826645 gene encoding B3 domain-containing transcription factor ABI3 isoform X2 has translation MECEVKLKGGDLHAEGVTETNAVGFDAMEDEQTLSVAEREMWLNSDQDEFLGVNEASMFYADFPPLPDFPCMSSSSSSSSAAPLPLKTTTCSTTTTATTATSSSSSSSSWAVLKSDVEEDVEKNHCNGSMQDQFDATALSSTASMEISQQQNPDPGLGGSVGECMEDVMDTFGYMELLEANDFFDPASIFQNEESEDPLIEFGVLEEQVSLQEEQHEMVHQQENTEEDRKVPVCEVIKGEEEGGGGGGGRVVDDEMSNVFLEWLKSNKDSVSANDLRNVKLKKATIESAAKRLGGGKEAMKQLLKLILEWVQTSHLQNKRRKENGSNNSNALQAQFQDPSAQTKENAHTSGSFAPESNSCFNNQTPWLNPQTFGTDQAPVMVPSQPYSQPVVGYVGDPYTSGSAPNNITVNHNHNNNPYQPGTDQYHMLESAHSWPHSQFNVASHYSQSYGENGLFTHGGFGGYANNQYPYQFFHGPGDRLMRLGPSATKEARKKRMARQRRFLSHHRNQNGNHLQNQGSDPHARLGNDNCTTGLVAPHQPNSAAANWMYWQAMTGGPAGPLAPVVPADPLAGQTVVDRTTMHTQNSHQNRAASDRRQGWKPEKNLRFLLQKVLKQSDVGSLGRIVLPKKEAETHLPELEARDGISITMEDIGTSRVWNMRYRYWPNNKSRMYLLENTGDFVRANGLQEGDFIVIYSDVKCGKYMIRGVKVRQQGVKPETKKAGKSQKNQHGTNASNTAGTAANNGRSSPPKPKAEKKVAN, from the exons ATGGAGTGTGAAGTGAAGTTAAAAGGGGGAGATCTGCATGCAGAGGGGGTAACTGAAACAAACGCGGTTGGTTTTGACGCCATGGAAGATGAACAAACTTTGTCGGTTGCTGAGAGAGAGATGTGGCTGAATAGTGACCAAGATGAGTTTCTGGGTGTCAATGAGGCTTCCATGTTCTACGCCGATTTCCCTCCTCTCCCTGATTTCCCTTGCATGTCGTCATCGTCGTCTTCATCTTCTGCAGCACCACTTCCTCTGAAAACTACGACGTGTTCCACCACAACCACAGCGACCACCGCcacttcctcttcttcctcttcctcttcatgGGCCGTCTTGAAGTCAGATGTTGAGGAAGATGTGGAGAAAAACCATTGCAACGGCTCCATGCAAGACCAATTTGATGCAACAGCTTTGTCTTCCACTGCTTCCATGGAGATTTCCCAACAGCAGAACCCTGATCCTGGACTTGGTGGCTCTGTTGGAGAGTGCATGGAGGATGTTATGGATACTTTTGGGTACATGGAGCTTTTGGAGGCCAATGATTTCTTCGATCCTGCCTCAATCTTTCAGAATGAGGAAAGCGAAGACCCTTTAATAGAATTCGGCGTACTGGAGGAACAGGTGTCACTGCAAGAGGAGCAACATGAAATGGTGCATCAGCAAGAGAACACTGAAGAGGATCGCAAGGTTCCAGTGTGTGAAGTTATCAAAGGAGAGGAagaaggtggtggtggtggtggtggtcgtGTAGTAGATGATGAAATGAGTAATGTCTTTTTGGAGTGGCTCAAGTCTAACAAGGACAGTGTTTCGGCTAATGACTTGAGGAATGTGAAGCTCAAGAAGGCAACTATTGAAAGCGCAGCAAAGCGTTTAGGGGGAGGAAAAGAAGCTATGAAACAGTTGCTTAAGCTGATTCTTGAGTGGGTTCAAACCAGCCATCTTCAGAATAAACGGCGCAAGGAGAATGGTAGCAATAATAGCAATGCTCTTCAGGCACAGTTTCAGGATCCCAGTGCCCAGACCAAGGAGAACGCGCACACGAGTGGCTCATTTGCACCTGAATCGAACTCGTGTTTCAACAACCAGACACCTTGGTTGAATCCTCAAACTTTTGGGACAGATCAAGCCCCTGTCATGGTTCCATCACAGCCGTATTCACAACCCGTGGTTGGGTATGTGGGTGACCCTTACACTAGTGGTTCTGCTCCAAATAACATCACGGTGAATCATAACCATAACAACAACCCTTACCAACCAGGCACGGACCAATACCACATGTTGGAGTCAGCACATTCATGGCCTCATTCTCAGTTCAACGTGGCTTCTCATTATAGCCAGTCGTATGGGGAAAACGGTCTTTTCACACATGGGGGTTTTGGCGGCTATGCCAATAACCAGTACCCTTATCAGTTTTTTCATGGTCCTGGTGATAGGTTGATGAGGTTAGGCCCCTCTGCAACCAAGGAAGCAAGGAAGAAGAGAATGGCGAGGCAGAGAAGGTTTTTATCTCATCACAGGAATCAAAATGGCAATCACCTCCAGAATCAAGGGTCTGACCCACATGCAAGACTGGGAAATGATAATTGCACCACTGGTTTGGTTGCACCTCATCAGCCAAATTCTGCAGCAGCCAATTGGATGTACTGGCAGGCTATGACGGGTGGCCCGGCTGGTCCTTTGGCCCCGGTGGTTCCCGCCGATCCACTGGCCGGACAAACGGTGGTGGACCGAACCACCATGCACACACAGAATTCTCATCAGAACCGAGCTGCATCCGATAGGAGACAG GGTTGGAAGCCTGAGAAGAACTTGAGATTCCTTCTGCAAAAGGTTTTGAagcaaagtgatgtgggaagcTTGGGGAGAATAGTTTTGCCAAAA aaagaagcagaAACCCATTTGCCAGAGCTGGAGGCAAGAGATGGAATTTCCATAACAATGGAAGACATTGGAACTTCACGTGTTTGGAACATGCGCTATAG ATACTGGCCAAACAACAAAAGCAGAATGTATTTGCTCGAGAACACTG gtGATTTTGTGAGAGCCAATGGACTCCAAGAAGGTGATTTCATAGTCATATACTCAGATGTGAAGTGTGGCAAATAT ATGATAAGAGGAGTGAAAGTGAGGCAACAAGGTGTGAAACCAGAGACCAAAAAAGCAGGGAAATCGCAGAAAAACCAGCATGGGACTAATGCATCAAATACAGCTGGAACTGCTGCTAATAATGGCAGGTCATCGCCACCGAAACCAAAAGCTGAAAAAAAAGTAGCAAATTAG
- the LOC137826645 gene encoding B3 domain-containing transcription factor ABI3 isoform X1, with translation MECEVKLKGGDLHAEGVTETNAVGFDAMEDEQTLSVAEREMWLNSDQDEFLGVNEASMFYADFPPLPDFPCMSSSSSSSSAAPLPLKTTTCSTTTTATTATSSSSSSSSWAVLKSDVEEDVEKNHCNGSMQDQFDATALSSTASMEISQQQNPDPGLGGSVGECMEDVMDTFGYMELLEANDFFDPASIFQNEESEDPLIEFGVLEEQVSLQEEQHEMVHQQENTEEDRKVPVCEVIKGEEEGGGGGGGRVVDDEMSNVFLEWLKSNKDSVSANDLRNVKLKKATIESAAKRLGGGKEAMKQLLKLILEWVQTSHLQNKRRKENGSNNSNALQAQFQDPSAQTKENAHTSGSFAPESNSCFNNQTPWLNPQTFGTDQAPVMVPSQPYSQPVVGYVGDPYTSGSAPNNITVNHNHNNNPYQPGTDQYHMLESAHSWPHSQFNVASHYSQSYGENGLFTHGGFGGYANNQYPYQFFHGPGDRLMRLGPSATKEARKKRMARQRRFLSHHRNQNGNHLQNQGSDPHARLGNDNCTTGLVAPHQPNSAAANWMYWQAMTGGPAGPLAPVVPADPLAGQTVVDRTTMHTQNSHQNRAASDRRQGWKPEKNLRFLLQKVLKQSDVGSLGRIVLPKKEAETHLPELEARDGISITMEDIGTSRVWNMRYSTRYWPNNKSRMYLLENTGDFVRANGLQEGDFIVIYSDVKCGKYMIRGVKVRQQGVKPETKKAGKSQKNQHGTNASNTAGTAANNGRSSPPKPKAEKKVAN, from the exons ATGGAGTGTGAAGTGAAGTTAAAAGGGGGAGATCTGCATGCAGAGGGGGTAACTGAAACAAACGCGGTTGGTTTTGACGCCATGGAAGATGAACAAACTTTGTCGGTTGCTGAGAGAGAGATGTGGCTGAATAGTGACCAAGATGAGTTTCTGGGTGTCAATGAGGCTTCCATGTTCTACGCCGATTTCCCTCCTCTCCCTGATTTCCCTTGCATGTCGTCATCGTCGTCTTCATCTTCTGCAGCACCACTTCCTCTGAAAACTACGACGTGTTCCACCACAACCACAGCGACCACCGCcacttcctcttcttcctcttcctcttcatgGGCCGTCTTGAAGTCAGATGTTGAGGAAGATGTGGAGAAAAACCATTGCAACGGCTCCATGCAAGACCAATTTGATGCAACAGCTTTGTCTTCCACTGCTTCCATGGAGATTTCCCAACAGCAGAACCCTGATCCTGGACTTGGTGGCTCTGTTGGAGAGTGCATGGAGGATGTTATGGATACTTTTGGGTACATGGAGCTTTTGGAGGCCAATGATTTCTTCGATCCTGCCTCAATCTTTCAGAATGAGGAAAGCGAAGACCCTTTAATAGAATTCGGCGTACTGGAGGAACAGGTGTCACTGCAAGAGGAGCAACATGAAATGGTGCATCAGCAAGAGAACACTGAAGAGGATCGCAAGGTTCCAGTGTGTGAAGTTATCAAAGGAGAGGAagaaggtggtggtggtggtggtggtcgtGTAGTAGATGATGAAATGAGTAATGTCTTTTTGGAGTGGCTCAAGTCTAACAAGGACAGTGTTTCGGCTAATGACTTGAGGAATGTGAAGCTCAAGAAGGCAACTATTGAAAGCGCAGCAAAGCGTTTAGGGGGAGGAAAAGAAGCTATGAAACAGTTGCTTAAGCTGATTCTTGAGTGGGTTCAAACCAGCCATCTTCAGAATAAACGGCGCAAGGAGAATGGTAGCAATAATAGCAATGCTCTTCAGGCACAGTTTCAGGATCCCAGTGCCCAGACCAAGGAGAACGCGCACACGAGTGGCTCATTTGCACCTGAATCGAACTCGTGTTTCAACAACCAGACACCTTGGTTGAATCCTCAAACTTTTGGGACAGATCAAGCCCCTGTCATGGTTCCATCACAGCCGTATTCACAACCCGTGGTTGGGTATGTGGGTGACCCTTACACTAGTGGTTCTGCTCCAAATAACATCACGGTGAATCATAACCATAACAACAACCCTTACCAACCAGGCACGGACCAATACCACATGTTGGAGTCAGCACATTCATGGCCTCATTCTCAGTTCAACGTGGCTTCTCATTATAGCCAGTCGTATGGGGAAAACGGTCTTTTCACACATGGGGGTTTTGGCGGCTATGCCAATAACCAGTACCCTTATCAGTTTTTTCATGGTCCTGGTGATAGGTTGATGAGGTTAGGCCCCTCTGCAACCAAGGAAGCAAGGAAGAAGAGAATGGCGAGGCAGAGAAGGTTTTTATCTCATCACAGGAATCAAAATGGCAATCACCTCCAGAATCAAGGGTCTGACCCACATGCAAGACTGGGAAATGATAATTGCACCACTGGTTTGGTTGCACCTCATCAGCCAAATTCTGCAGCAGCCAATTGGATGTACTGGCAGGCTATGACGGGTGGCCCGGCTGGTCCTTTGGCCCCGGTGGTTCCCGCCGATCCACTGGCCGGACAAACGGTGGTGGACCGAACCACCATGCACACACAGAATTCTCATCAGAACCGAGCTGCATCCGATAGGAGACAG GGTTGGAAGCCTGAGAAGAACTTGAGATTCCTTCTGCAAAAGGTTTTGAagcaaagtgatgtgggaagcTTGGGGAGAATAGTTTTGCCAAAA aaagaagcagaAACCCATTTGCCAGAGCTGGAGGCAAGAGATGGAATTTCCATAACAATGGAAGACATTGGAACTTCACGTGTTTGGAACATGCGCTATAG CACCAGATACTGGCCAAACAACAAAAGCAGAATGTATTTGCTCGAGAACACTG gtGATTTTGTGAGAGCCAATGGACTCCAAGAAGGTGATTTCATAGTCATATACTCAGATGTGAAGTGTGGCAAATAT ATGATAAGAGGAGTGAAAGTGAGGCAACAAGGTGTGAAACCAGAGACCAAAAAAGCAGGGAAATCGCAGAAAAACCAGCATGGGACTAATGCATCAAATACAGCTGGAACTGCTGCTAATAATGGCAGGTCATCGCCACCGAAACCAAAAGCTGAAAAAAAAGTAGCAAATTAG